A genomic window from Glycine max cultivar Williams 82 chromosome 17, Glycine_max_v4.0, whole genome shotgun sequence includes:
- the LOC547661 gene encoding probable protein phosphatase 2C 59 has translation MITWNLLHARISCIHARIALLFLHFLLLLLVKEVAPENPEYSTCDMGYLNSVLSSSSQVHAAEDSPVSGGGLSQNGKFSYGYASSPGKRSSMEDFYETKIDGVDGEIVGLFGVFDGHGGARAAEYVKQNLFSNLISHPKFISDTKSAIADAYNHTDSEFLKSENNQNRDAGSTASTAILVGDRLLVANVGDSRAVICRGGNAIAVSRDHKPDQTDERRRIEDAGGFVMWAGTWRVGGVLAVSRAFGDRLLKQYVVADPEIQEEKVDSSLEFLILASDGLWDVVSNEEAVAMIKPIEDAEEAAKRLMQEAYQRGSSDNITCVVVRFLSNQGASSHSNSG, from the exons ATGATAACTTGGAACCTTTTGCACGCAAGAATAAGCTGTATACACGCAAGAATAGCActattatttcttcattttctattgttgttgttggtcaAAGAAGTAGCACCTGAGAACCCTGAATATTCAACCTGTGATATGGGGTACCTCAATTCAGTTCTGTCCTCTTCAAGCCAGGTTCATGCTGCAGAAGATTCACCTGTCAGTGGAGGGGGCCTCAG TCAGAATGGAAAATTCAGCTATGGGTATGCTAGCTCCCCTGGCAAGAGATCTTCAATGGAAGATTTTTATGAGACAAAAATTGATGGTGTTGATGGTGAAATTGTTGGCCTTTTTGGAGTTTTTGATG GCCATGGTGGTGCTCGTGCTGCCGAGTATGTCAAGCAAAACCTATTTAGCAATTTGATCAGTCATCCTAAATTCATTTCTGACACCAAATCTGCAATAG CTGATGCATATAACCACACCGACTCTGAATTTCTGAAATCTGAAAATAATCAAAACAGAGATGCTGGATCAACTGCTTCCACTGCCATTCTTGTTGGTGACCGTTTGCTTGTTGCAAATGTTGGGGACTCCAGAGCTGTTATATGCAGGGGTGGAAATG CCATTGCTGTTTCTCGAGATCACAAGCCAGACCAAACTGATGAGAGGCGAAGGATTGAAGATGCAGGTGGTTTTGTTATGTGGGCTG GAACTTGGAGAGTTGGTGGAGTTCTTGCTGTTTCACGTGCATTTGGTGATAGACTCCTGAAGCAGTATGTTGTTGCTGATCCAGAAATCCAG GAAGAAAAGGTTGATAGCTCTCTTGAGTTTCTTATATTGGCCAGTGATGGGCTATGGGATGTCGTCTCAAATGAG GAAGCTGTTGCTATGATTAAACCAATTGAGGACGCAGAGGAGGCAGCAAAGAGGCTGATGCAAGAAGCATATCAGCGAGGTAGTTCTGACAACATTACCTGTGTTGTTGTGCGCTTTTTGTCAAACCAAGGTGCCTCTTCTCATAGTAACTCTGGCTAA